The proteins below are encoded in one region of Pseudoduganella armeniaca:
- a CDS encoding M14 family metallopeptidase, with amino-acid sequence MSIKISSQFDAGAIDVVSVTSAGDIDVNIRKDSHADIIQWFYFRVQGAQATELTIRFLNAGKAAYADGWQDYQAVASYDRDTWFRVPTSFDGEVMTIEHTPEYDSVYYAYFEPYSWERHLSLLDSAQLSPLAQLVDLGSTVEGRDLNMLIVGDEDAPKKVWVIARQHPGETMAEWFVEGMLEALLDPADPFASQCLKEAVFYVVPNMNPDGSVRGNLRTNAAGANLNREWHTPTMERSPEVFLVKQKMLETGCDLFLDIHGDEGLPYVFVAGSDSLENFTPEQKAEQERFIEDFKIASPDFQSDFGYPDAPFTPEVLTMGSPHATHAFGCLALTLEMPFKDNANDPDPVNGWNGARSMKLGAAVLQPVLRALRR; translated from the coding sequence ATGTCTATCAAGATCAGCAGCCAGTTCGATGCTGGCGCCATCGACGTCGTCAGCGTTACCAGCGCGGGCGACATCGACGTCAATATCCGCAAGGACTCCCACGCCGACATCATCCAGTGGTTCTACTTCCGCGTGCAGGGCGCGCAGGCCACCGAACTGACGATCCGCTTCCTCAACGCCGGCAAGGCCGCCTACGCGGACGGCTGGCAGGACTACCAGGCCGTGGCCAGCTACGACCGCGACACCTGGTTCCGCGTGCCCACCAGCTTCGACGGCGAAGTGATGACGATCGAGCACACGCCCGAATACGACAGCGTCTACTACGCCTATTTCGAGCCGTATTCGTGGGAACGTCACCTGTCGCTGCTGGACAGCGCGCAGCTGTCGCCGCTGGCGCAGCTGGTGGACCTGGGCAGCACCGTGGAAGGGCGTGACCTGAACATGCTGATCGTGGGCGACGAGGACGCGCCGAAGAAGGTCTGGGTCATCGCGCGCCAGCACCCGGGCGAGACGATGGCGGAATGGTTCGTGGAAGGCATGCTGGAAGCGCTGCTGGACCCGGCCGACCCATTCGCCAGCCAGTGCCTGAAGGAGGCCGTGTTCTACGTGGTGCCGAACATGAACCCGGACGGCTCCGTGCGCGGCAACCTGCGCACCAACGCGGCCGGCGCCAACCTGAATCGCGAGTGGCATACGCCGACGATGGAGCGCTCGCCGGAAGTCTTCCTGGTCAAGCAGAAGATGCTGGAAACGGGCTGCGACCTGTTCCTCGACATCCATGGCGACGAAGGCCTGCCCTACGTGTTCGTGGCCGGCAGCGACTCGCTGGAGAACTTCACGCCCGAGCAGAAGGCCGAGCAGGAACGCTTCATCGAGGACTTCAAGATCGCCAGCCCGGACTTCCAGAGCGATTTCGGCTACCCAGACGCGCCGTTCACGCCGGAGGTGCTGACGATGGGCTCCCCGCACGCGACGCACGCCTTCGGCTGCCTGGCGCTGACGCTGGAGATGCCGTTCAAGGACAACGCCAACGATCCCGACCCGGTCAACGGCTGGAACGGCGCGCGCTCGATGAAGCTGGGTGCGGCCGTGCTGCAGCCGGTGCTGCGGGCGCTGCGCCGCTGA
- a CDS encoding DUF2145 domain-containing protein, whose protein sequence is MKRWLLVACLTLAAPAWAGRHCEEKPLTVPDTVKSMDLAKKTFDTLDASGAQVALLSRVGQDLSKYGLKYSHMGIVVRDHPEGRWTVVHELNECGTAGSNLYNEGLGNFFLSDLYRYEAEIVIPDAATQERLAQLIASRTARRLHEPKYNMLSYVFSTRYQNSNQWVLETYAAAAAPKGQVETRAEAQNWLKQAGYAPVTIRVRSLTRLGGRMFRANVAFDDHPFDRRMAGQIDTVTTVSIVNFVRATDSQAKVMYIE, encoded by the coding sequence ATGAAGCGCTGGTTGCTGGTTGCCTGCCTCACGCTGGCCGCTCCCGCCTGGGCCGGCCGCCACTGCGAGGAAAAGCCGCTCACGGTGCCGGACACGGTGAAATCGATGGACCTGGCGAAGAAGACCTTCGACACGCTGGACGCCAGCGGCGCCCAGGTCGCGCTGCTGTCGCGCGTGGGGCAGGACCTGTCCAAGTACGGCTTGAAGTACTCGCACATGGGCATTGTCGTGCGTGACCACCCGGAAGGCCGCTGGACCGTCGTGCATGAGCTGAACGAGTGCGGCACGGCCGGCTCCAACCTGTACAACGAGGGGCTGGGCAACTTCTTCCTGTCCGACCTGTACCGCTATGAGGCGGAGATCGTCATCCCGGATGCCGCGACGCAGGAACGCCTGGCGCAGCTGATCGCCAGTCGCACGGCGCGCCGGCTGCACGAGCCGAAATACAACATGCTGTCGTACGTGTTCTCCACGCGCTACCAGAACTCCAACCAGTGGGTACTGGAGACGTATGCGGCGGCCGCCGCGCCGAAGGGCCAGGTGGAGACCCGCGCCGAGGCGCAGAACTGGCTGAAGCAGGCCGGCTATGCTCCCGTGACGATCCGGGTACGCTCGCTCACGCGCCTGGGCGGGCGCATGTTCCGCGCCAACGTGGCGTTCGACGACCATCCGTTCGACCGCCGCATGGCGGGGCAGATCGATACCGTCACGACTGTCTCGATCGTCAACTTCGTCCGTGCCACCGATTCGCAGGCGAAGGTGATGTACATCGAATAG
- the paaC gene encoding 1,2-phenylacetyl-CoA epoxidase subunit PaaC has translation MDKVNYLLRLGDNALVLSQRLSELCGKGPALEEDMALTNVALDLLGQARMWLTYAGELEGQGRDEDALAYRRDAHDFHNVLLVEQPNGNYAHTLMRQFFFDTWHYFLIGALTQSTDQRIAEIAEKSLKEVTYHLRRSGDLVVRLGDGTETSHRYTQTAADELWMYTGEVFNYDSVDEAMVAAGIAPPAAQLRQQWLDHVSDIFGEATLTMPSPDAWMQKGGKQGRHSEHLGYLLAEMQFLQRAYPGAEW, from the coding sequence ATGGACAAGGTCAATTATCTGCTGCGCCTGGGCGACAACGCCCTGGTGCTGAGCCAGCGCCTGTCCGAACTGTGCGGCAAGGGCCCGGCGCTGGAAGAGGACATGGCGCTGACGAACGTCGCGCTCGACCTCCTGGGCCAGGCCCGCATGTGGCTGACGTACGCCGGCGAACTGGAAGGCCAGGGCCGCGACGAAGACGCGCTGGCCTACCGGCGCGACGCCCACGACTTTCATAACGTGCTGCTGGTCGAACAACCGAACGGCAACTACGCCCACACCCTGATGCGCCAGTTCTTCTTCGATACCTGGCACTACTTCCTGATCGGCGCGCTGACGCAATCGACCGACCAGCGCATCGCCGAGATCGCGGAAAAGTCACTGAAGGAAGTGACGTACCACCTGCGCCGCAGCGGCGACCTGGTGGTGCGCCTGGGCGACGGCACGGAGACCAGCCACCGCTACACGCAAACGGCGGCCGACGAGCTGTGGATGTACACCGGCGAAGTGTTCAACTACGACAGCGTGGACGAAGCGATGGTCGCCGCGGGCATCGCGCCGCCGGCCGCCCAGCTGCGCCAGCAGTGGCTGGACCACGTCAGCGACATCTTCGGCGAAGCCACGCTGACAATGCCGTCGCCGGACGCCTGGATGCAAAAGGGCGGCAAGCAGGGCCGCCACAGCGAACACCTGGGCTACCTGCTGGCCGAGATGCAGTTCCTGCAGCGTGCCTATCCGGGCGCCGAGTGGTGA
- a CDS encoding helix-turn-helix domain-containing protein, producing MSSSALLIDALKRQLKQRGITYAMLARQIDMSEASVKRLFAERSFSLARLEQVLGVLGMDFVELAHAAADAPQLITQLTYAQEEELIGDIRLLVVAVAALNEVPLERIVATYRITEAEAVQCLLRLDRIGFLVLKPNNRVKLLVARTFGWIPDGPIQNWFRREAYGDYLDAHFDGQGELLRLVSVMLSPASSRALLERLRQVADEFARQHQDDARLPYEERHAVTFLLAARPWMPRAFKELLR from the coding sequence ATGTCCAGTTCCGCGCTGCTGATCGATGCGTTGAAGCGTCAACTGAAACAACGCGGCATCACGTACGCGATGCTGGCGCGGCAGATCGACATGTCCGAGGCCAGCGTCAAGCGCCTGTTCGCCGAGCGCAGCTTCTCGCTGGCGCGGCTGGAGCAGGTACTGGGCGTGCTGGGCATGGACTTCGTCGAGCTGGCGCATGCCGCGGCGGACGCGCCGCAGCTGATCACGCAGCTGACGTATGCGCAGGAGGAGGAGCTGATCGGCGACATCCGGCTGCTGGTGGTGGCCGTCGCCGCGCTGAACGAGGTGCCGCTGGAGCGCATCGTCGCCACCTATCGCATCACGGAAGCGGAAGCGGTGCAGTGCCTGCTGCGGCTGGACCGCATCGGCTTCCTGGTGCTGAAACCGAACAATCGCGTCAAGCTGCTGGTGGCGCGCACCTTCGGCTGGATTCCCGATGGACCGATCCAGAACTGGTTCCGGCGCGAGGCGTATGGGGATTACCTGGACGCGCATTTCGACGGCCAGGGCGAGCTGCTGCGACTGGTCAGCGTGATGCTGTCGCCGGCGTCGTCGCGCGCTTTGCTGGAGCGCTTGCGCCAGGTGGCGGACGAATTCGCGCGGCAGCATCAGGACGATGCGCGCCTGCCGTATGAGGAACGCCACGCGGTGACCTTCCTGCTGGCGGCGCGGCCGTGGATGCCGCGGGCTTTCAAGGAGTTATTGCGGTAA
- a CDS encoding TRAP transporter substrate-binding protein: MERRSFITKAAAGAGAGLIAAPALAQAQPTINWRLASSFPKSLDTIFGASDIFTKRISQLTGGKFNIRSFAAGEIVPGLQVMDAVQAGTVECGHSASYYYFGKDATFSFDCAVPFGLTSRQHTAWYDQGGGRELTRAFFKDYNIINFLGGNSGTQMGGWFRKEIKSVADLKGTKMRVAGFAGRVLERLGVVPQQLAGGDIYPALEKGTIDAAEWVGPYDDEKLGFFKVAPFYYAPGWWEASASFSFYVNLKEWEKLPKEYQAAVEVATYEAHVGMQAEYDVKNPTALARLLKNGVKLRTYPKDVMDACYKTATQVMEEEAAKNAKFKKIYDPWKRFRQDQNQWASVAEATMQNYLISAGRTAK; encoded by the coding sequence ATGGAACGCCGTTCCTTTATCACCAAGGCCGCCGCCGGTGCCGGCGCCGGCCTGATCGCCGCACCCGCACTGGCGCAAGCGCAACCGACCATCAACTGGCGCCTGGCCTCCAGCTTCCCCAAGTCGCTCGACACCATCTTCGGCGCCTCCGACATCTTCACCAAGCGCATCTCCCAGCTCACCGGCGGCAAGTTCAACATCCGCTCGTTCGCGGCCGGGGAAATCGTGCCGGGCCTGCAGGTGATGGACGCCGTGCAGGCGGGCACCGTCGAATGCGGCCACAGCGCGTCGTACTACTACTTCGGCAAGGACGCCACGTTCTCGTTCGACTGCGCGGTACCGTTCGGCCTGACGTCGCGCCAGCACACGGCGTGGTACGACCAGGGTGGCGGCCGTGAACTGACGCGGGCGTTCTTCAAGGACTACAACATCATCAACTTCCTGGGCGGGAACTCGGGCACGCAGATGGGCGGCTGGTTCCGCAAGGAGATCAAGTCGGTGGCGGACCTGAAGGGCACCAAGATGCGCGTGGCGGGCTTCGCCGGCCGCGTGCTGGAACGCCTGGGCGTGGTGCCGCAGCAGCTGGCCGGCGGCGACATCTATCCGGCGCTGGAAAAGGGCACCATCGACGCGGCCGAATGGGTGGGACCCTACGACGACGAGAAGCTGGGCTTCTTCAAGGTGGCGCCGTTCTACTATGCGCCGGGCTGGTGGGAAGCATCGGCCTCGTTCTCGTTCTACGTCAACCTGAAGGAATGGGAGAAGCTGCCGAAGGAATACCAGGCGGCGGTGGAAGTGGCGACCTACGAGGCGCACGTGGGCATGCAGGCCGAATACGACGTCAAGAACCCGACGGCGCTGGCGCGGCTGCTGAAGAACGGCGTCAAGCTGCGCACCTATCCGAAGGACGTGATGGACGCGTGCTACAAGACGGCCACGCAGGTGATGGAAGAGGAAGCGGCCAAGAACGCCAAGTTCAAGAAGATCTACGACCCCTGGAAGCGCTTCCGCCAGGACCAGAACCAGTGGGCCTCCGTGGCCGAGGCAACGATGCAGAACTACCTGATCAGCGCCGGCCGTACCGCGAAGTAA
- the yjgA gene encoding ribosome biogenesis factor YjgA encodes MPNPNRGSVGFQSSEFEEKYERPSKTEMKRQSDALQDLGHELVDQPRDRVKRVPMPEDVRDAILECQNIKNHEGRRRQLQFVGKKMRTLTEEEVAIIQRTIEGWKGASKADTAALHALERRREKLLADDQALTVLLAEHPELDAQHLRTLIRNARKEQAENKPPKAYREIFQILKELDAKARGAAKAAAAEDDEDDEEGDDA; translated from the coding sequence ATGCCAAATCCAAACCGGGGCTCCGTCGGCTTCCAGTCCTCCGAGTTCGAAGAGAAATACGAACGCCCGTCCAAAACCGAAATGAAGCGTCAGTCCGACGCCTTACAGGACCTCGGTCACGAGCTGGTCGACCAGCCGCGCGACCGCGTCAAGCGCGTGCCGATGCCGGAAGACGTCCGGGATGCGATTCTGGAGTGCCAGAACATCAAGAACCATGAAGGCCGCCGCCGCCAGCTGCAGTTCGTCGGCAAGAAGATGCGCACCTTGACGGAAGAGGAAGTGGCGATCATCCAGCGCACCATCGAGGGCTGGAAAGGCGCCTCGAAGGCTGATACGGCCGCGCTGCACGCGCTGGAGCGCCGCCGCGAGAAGCTGCTGGCGGACGACCAGGCGCTGACCGTGCTGCTGGCCGAGCACCCGGAACTGGACGCGCAGCACCTGCGTACGCTGATCCGCAACGCTCGCAAGGAGCAGGCCGAGAACAAGCCGCCCAAGGCCTACCGCGAGATCTTCCAGATCCTCAAGGAACTCGACGCCAAGGCGCGCGGCGCCGCCAAGGCCGCCGCGGCCGAGGATGACGAGGACGACGAGGAAGGCGATGACGCATAA
- the paaB gene encoding 1,2-phenylacetyl-CoA epoxidase subunit PaaB — MSKEWPLWEVFIRSQHGLAHKHVGSLHAPDAEMAVNNARDVYTRRNEGVSIWVVRAADIVASSPADKGALFEPANSKVYRHPTFFPMPEEVKNL; from the coding sequence ATGAGCAAGGAATGGCCACTGTGGGAAGTGTTCATCCGCAGCCAGCACGGCCTGGCCCACAAGCACGTGGGCAGCCTGCATGCGCCGGATGCGGAGATGGCGGTGAATAACGCGCGCGACGTGTACACGCGCCGCAACGAGGGCGTATCGATCTGGGTCGTGCGCGCCGCCGACATCGTCGCCAGCAGCCCCGCCGACAAGGGCGCGCTGTTCGAGCCCGCGAACAGCAAGGTGTATCGCCACCCCACCTTCTTCCCGATGCCGGAAGAAGTCAAGAATCTCTAA
- the pmbA gene encoding metalloprotease PmbA, whose protein sequence is MSESHFTHSQDQLKQLAQDVLAYAREKGGTDAAVEISEGSGLSVSVRKSKIETIEQNKDKGLGVTVFVGKKRGNASTSDFSATSLRATVEAAYNIARFTADDDCAGLAEEELLEKNPRDLELFYPWTITTEEAVVLAQRAEAAAFAVDPRITNSEGAGVHVQQSHFVSANSRGFMGGYPYSRHTISATPIAGKGAKMQRDDWYSSVRDPHKLATPEAIGRYAAERALARLNARQMTTRTCPVLFEAPLAAGLLGAFVQATSGGALYRKSTFLLDTLGKAVFPDHINVTEDPHVPGAIGSAPFDEEGVRTQRRDVVKDGVLQGYFLSTYSARKLGMQTTGNAGGSHNLSLTSKLTEAGDDFAGMLKKLGTGLLVTELMGQGTNYVTGDYSRGASGYWVENGIIQYPVEEITIAGNMKEMFQQIVGIGNDVLVRGTKQTGSILIEKMVVAGN, encoded by the coding sequence ATGAGCGAATCCCACTTCACCCACAGCCAGGACCAGTTGAAACAGCTTGCGCAGGACGTTCTGGCCTACGCACGCGAGAAGGGCGGCACCGATGCCGCCGTCGAGATCAGCGAAGGTAGCGGCTTATCGGTGTCGGTTCGCAAGAGCAAGATCGAGACGATCGAGCAGAACAAGGACAAGGGCCTGGGCGTCACCGTCTTCGTCGGCAAGAAGCGCGGCAATGCGTCCACCTCCGATTTCTCCGCCACCTCGCTGCGCGCGACCGTGGAAGCGGCCTACAACATCGCCCGCTTCACGGCGGACGACGACTGCGCCGGCCTGGCCGAGGAAGAGCTGCTGGAAAAGAATCCGCGCGACCTGGAACTGTTCTACCCATGGACCATCACGACGGAGGAAGCGGTCGTCCTGGCCCAGCGTGCCGAGGCGGCGGCGTTCGCCGTCGACCCGCGCATCACCAACAGCGAAGGCGCCGGCGTGCACGTGCAGCAGTCGCACTTCGTGTCGGCCAACTCGCGCGGCTTCATGGGTGGCTATCCGTACTCGCGCCACACCATTTCCGCCACGCCGATCGCCGGCAAGGGCGCCAAGATGCAGCGCGACGACTGGTACAGCTCCGTGCGCGATCCGCACAAGCTGGCCACGCCGGAAGCCATCGGCCGTTATGCCGCCGAACGCGCGCTGGCGCGCCTGAACGCACGCCAGATGACGACGCGCACCTGCCCGGTGCTGTTCGAGGCGCCGCTGGCCGCTGGCCTGCTGGGCGCGTTCGTGCAGGCCACGTCGGGCGGCGCGCTGTACCGCAAGTCCACGTTCCTGCTCGATACGTTGGGCAAGGCCGTGTTCCCCGACCATATCAACGTGACGGAAGACCCGCACGTGCCCGGCGCGATCGGCTCCGCGCCGTTCGACGAGGAAGGCGTGCGCACGCAGCGCCGCGACGTCGTCAAGGATGGCGTGCTGCAGGGCTATTTCCTGTCCACCTACTCGGCCCGCAAGCTGGGCATGCAGACCACCGGCAACGCGGGCGGTTCGCACAACCTGTCGCTGACGTCGAAGCTGACGGAAGCGGGTGACGACTTCGCCGGCATGCTGAAGAAACTGGGCACGGGGCTCTTGGTCACCGAGCTGATGGGCCAGGGCACTAACTACGTCACGGGCGACTACTCGCGCGGCGCCTCCGGCTACTGGGTCGAGAACGGCATCATCCAGTACCCGGTCGAGGAGATCACCATCGCCGGCAACATGAAGGAGATGTTCCAGCAGATCGTCGGCATCGGCAACGACGTGCTGGTGCGCGGCACCAAGCAGACCGGCTCGATCCTGATCGAAAAGATGGTCGTTGCGGGGAACTGA
- a CDS encoding PaaX family transcriptional regulator: protein MRTPSSVADWIDQSLTLDPPRSKSLLMTIFGDAVVPHGGMAWLGSLIELAAPFGINDRLLRTSIFRLAQEGWLGAQRDGRRSNYAITPEAMQRFTRAFRRVYAAPNVHWHGSWTFVLGTNGLSATERATLRKELLWEGYAVVAQGIAGHPAADAAALDDLLGRLGMRGKVYVVQAAQLPGVQGKPLAELVAEGWDLSDVVGGYERFIARVAPLGELLKGELSPEQAFIVRTLVIHAYRRVQLHDPQLPVELLPEPWPGAAAFELARQLYLATHEAAEQHIYDALRREDAATPALEPTFYDRFGGLR from the coding sequence ATGCGTACTCCTTCTTCCGTAGCCGACTGGATCGACCAGTCCCTCACCCTCGACCCGCCCCGCTCCAAGTCCCTGTTGATGACGATTTTCGGCGACGCCGTCGTGCCGCACGGCGGCATGGCGTGGCTGGGCAGCCTGATCGAGCTGGCGGCGCCGTTCGGCATCAACGACCGGTTGCTGCGCACGTCGATCTTCCGGCTGGCGCAGGAAGGCTGGCTGGGCGCGCAGCGCGACGGCCGGCGCAGCAACTACGCCATCACGCCCGAGGCCATGCAGCGCTTTACGCGCGCGTTCCGGCGGGTGTATGCGGCACCGAACGTGCACTGGCACGGCAGCTGGACCTTCGTGCTGGGCACCAATGGGCTGTCGGCGACAGAGCGCGCCACCTTGCGCAAGGAACTGCTGTGGGAGGGTTATGCCGTCGTCGCGCAGGGCATTGCGGGCCACCCGGCCGCGGACGCCGCGGCGCTGGACGACCTGCTGGGCCGCCTCGGCATGCGCGGCAAGGTCTACGTGGTGCAGGCCGCGCAGCTGCCGGGCGTGCAGGGCAAGCCGCTGGCCGAGCTGGTGGCCGAGGGCTGGGACTTGTCGGACGTGGTGGGCGGTTACGAGCGCTTCATCGCGCGCGTCGCGCCATTGGGGGAGTTATTGAAGGGCGAGCTGTCGCCCGAACAGGCGTTCATCGTGCGCACGCTGGTCATCCACGCCTACCGGCGCGTGCAGCTGCACGACCCGCAGCTGCCGGTCGAGCTGCTGCCGGAACCGTGGCCGGGCGCGGCCGCCTTCGAGCTGGCGCGCCAGCTCTACCTGGCGACGCACGAGGCGGCCGAACAGCATATCTACGACGCGCTGCGCCGCGAAGACGCGGCCACGCCGGCGCTGGAGCCGACGTTTTATGACCGCTTCGGCGGGCTACGCTAG
- the paaA gene encoding 1,2-phenylacetyl-CoA epoxidase subunit PaaA gives MYAQMVETGLKNVRTLDDMSEEERLFQERIDAGVKIEAKDWMPEAYRKTLIRQISQHAHSEIVGQLPEGNWVTRAPTLKRKSILLAKIQDEAGHGLYLYSAAETLGVSRDELLAALHSGKAKYSSIFNYPTLSWADMGAIGWLVDGSAIINQIPLCRCSYGPYSRAMIRVCKEESFHARQGYDIMMSLAKGTPEQKAMAQDALNRWWWPSLMMFGPSDAESVNSAQSTKWRIKLFSNDELRQRMVDQTVPQAEYLGLTIPDPDLKWNAETGHYEFGEIDWAEFHDVLKGNGPCNRERLRTRVKAWDDGEWFRDALVAHAEKKAKNKAAA, from the coding sequence ATGTACGCACAAATGGTGGAAACCGGACTGAAAAACGTCCGCACGCTGGACGACATGAGCGAAGAAGAGCGCCTGTTCCAGGAACGCATCGACGCCGGCGTCAAGATCGAGGCCAAGGACTGGATGCCGGAGGCGTACCGCAAGACGCTGATCCGCCAGATCTCCCAGCACGCCCACTCGGAAATCGTCGGTCAGTTGCCGGAAGGTAACTGGGTGACGCGCGCGCCGACGCTGAAGCGCAAATCGATCCTGCTGGCCAAGATCCAGGACGAAGCCGGCCACGGCCTGTACCTGTACAGCGCCGCCGAAACGCTGGGCGTCTCGCGCGACGAGCTGCTGGCCGCGCTGCACTCGGGTAAAGCCAAATACTCCAGCATCTTCAATTACCCGACCCTGTCGTGGGCCGACATGGGCGCCATCGGCTGGCTGGTGGACGGCTCCGCCATCATCAACCAGATCCCGCTGTGCCGCTGCTCGTACGGCCCGTACTCGCGCGCGATGATCCGCGTCTGCAAGGAAGAGTCGTTCCATGCGCGCCAAGGCTACGACATCATGATGTCGCTGGCCAAGGGCACGCCCGAGCAGAAGGCGATGGCGCAGGATGCGCTGAACCGCTGGTGGTGGCCGTCCTTGATGATGTTCGGGCCGTCCGATGCCGAATCGGTCAACAGCGCGCAGTCCACCAAGTGGCGCATCAAGCTGTTCTCGAACGACGAGCTGCGCCAGCGCATGGTCGACCAGACCGTGCCGCAGGCCGAGTACCTGGGCCTGACGATTCCCGATCCCGACCTGAAATGGAACGCCGAGACGGGCCATTACGAGTTCGGCGAGATCGACTGGGCCGAGTTCCACGATGTCCTGAAGGGCAACGGCCCATGCAACCGCGAGCGCCTGCGCACGCGCGTGAAAGCCTGGGACGACGGCGAATGGTTCCGCGACGCCCTGGTGGCCCACGCCGAGAAAAAAGCAAAGAACAAGGCCGCGGCCTGA
- the paaD gene encoding 1,2-phenylacetyl-CoA epoxidase subunit PaaD, whose product MQAATQLTTAQVWAWLADVPDPEIPVISVVDLGIVRDVDVDGDAVSVTITPTYSGCPAMQVIESAVRDALRDHGVPHVHVVTQLSPAWTTDWMSAEAKIKLKDYGIAPPAQQVVDISGLRGGGLAAAVSRRASVLPTVACPHCGSTHTELTSQFGSTPCKALYKCLDCREPFDYFKCH is encoded by the coding sequence ATGCAAGCGGCCACGCAGCTGACGACAGCGCAGGTCTGGGCCTGGCTGGCCGACGTGCCCGACCCGGAGATCCCCGTGATCTCCGTCGTCGACCTGGGCATCGTGCGCGACGTGGACGTCGACGGCGACGCCGTCAGCGTGACGATCACGCCCACGTACTCCGGCTGCCCGGCCATGCAGGTCATCGAGAGCGCCGTCCGGGACGCGTTGCGCGACCATGGCGTGCCTCACGTGCACGTCGTCACCCAGCTGTCGCCCGCGTGGACGACGGACTGGATGAGCGCCGAGGCCAAGATCAAGCTGAAAGACTACGGCATCGCGCCGCCGGCCCAGCAGGTGGTCGACATCTCCGGCCTGCGCGGCGGTGGCCTGGCCGCCGCCGTATCGCGCCGTGCCAGCGTGTTGCCGACCGTCGCTTGCCCGCACTGCGGCTCCACCCACACGGAACTCACCAGCCAGTTCGGCTCCACGCCGTGCAAGGCACTCTATAAATGCCTGGACTGCCGCGAGCCATTCGATTACTTCAAGTGCCATTGA
- a CDS encoding TRAP transporter substrate-binding protein, with protein MQRRSFLKNTAVAAGAGTIAAPALAQVQPTINWRLASSFPKTLDTIAGSAENFVKRVAQLTGGKFLIRQFAAGEIVPGLQVMDAVQAGTVEIGHTPAYYYFGKDPTFAFDCAVPFGLTSRQQTAWFDQGGGRELLREFYKDYGIINFMGGNTGTQMGGWYRKEIKSVADLKGLKMRVAGFAGRVMERMGVVPQQIPAGDVYAALEKGTIDAAEWVGPYDDEKLGLARVAPFYYSPGWWEAGPQLSFYVNQKEWDKLPKQYQAALEAASYECHVVMQAEYDTKNPAALARLMKNGAKLRNFSKDVMDAAYKQSAAVMEEEAAKNAKFRKIYEPWKKFRHDQNQWASVAEATMQNYLISASRK; from the coding sequence ATGCAACGTCGTTCCTTTCTGAAGAATACCGCCGTCGCCGCAGGCGCCGGCACCATCGCCGCACCCGCGCTGGCGCAGGTCCAGCCCACCATCAACTGGCGCCTGGCGTCCAGCTTCCCCAAGACGCTCGACACGATTGCCGGCTCGGCCGAAAACTTCGTCAAGCGCGTCGCCCAGCTCACGGGCGGCAAGTTCCTGATCCGCCAGTTCGCCGCCGGCGAAATCGTGCCGGGCCTGCAGGTGATGGACGCCGTGCAGGCCGGCACCGTCGAAATCGGCCACACGCCCGCCTACTACTACTTCGGCAAGGACCCCACCTTCGCGTTCGACTGCGCGGTGCCGTTCGGCCTGACGTCGCGCCAGCAGACCGCATGGTTCGACCAGGGCGGCGGCCGCGAGCTGCTGCGCGAGTTCTACAAGGACTACGGCATCATCAATTTCATGGGCGGGAACACGGGCACCCAGATGGGCGGCTGGTACCGCAAGGAGATCAAGTCGGTGGCCGACCTGAAAGGCCTGAAGATGCGCGTGGCCGGCTTCGCGGGCCGCGTGATGGAGCGCATGGGCGTGGTGCCGCAGCAGATCCCGGCCGGCGACGTCTACGCCGCGCTGGAGAAGGGCACGATCGACGCGGCCGAATGGGTCGGGCCGTACGACGACGAAAAACTGGGCCTGGCCCGCGTCGCCCCGTTCTACTACTCGCCGGGCTGGTGGGAGGCGGGGCCGCAGTTGTCGTTCTACGTCAACCAGAAGGAATGGGACAAGCTGCCGAAGCAGTACCAGGCCGCGCTGGAAGCGGCGAGCTATGAATGCCACGTCGTCATGCAGGCCGAATACGATACGAAGAACCCGGCCGCGCTGGCGCGCCTGATGAAGAACGGCGCCAAGCTGCGCAACTTCAGCAAGGACGTGATGGACGCCGCCTACAAGCAGTCCGCGGCCGTGATGGAGGAAGAGGCGGCGAAGAACGCCAAGTTCCGCAAGATCTACGAGCCCTGGAAGAAGTTCCGCCACGACCAGAACCAGTGGGCCTCCGTCGCGGAAGCGACGATGCAGAACTACCTGATCAGCGCCAGCCGCAAATAA